The following coding sequences lie in one Pseudorca crassidens isolate mPseCra1 chromosome 2, mPseCra1.hap1, whole genome shotgun sequence genomic window:
- the LOC137208826 gene encoding LOW QUALITY PROTEIN: putative selection and upkeep of intraepithelial T-cells protein 1 homolog (The sequence of the model RefSeq protein was modified relative to this genomic sequence to represent the inferred CDS: inserted 1 base in 1 codon; substituted 3 bases at 3 genomic stop codons), which yields SSFTEQFTVNGIQGPILAPLGGKAEFRSQLSPPQSAEHMKIRWFXNHYTKPVHLYXNGKDLYGETISKYVEWTELLKEVTGEGKVTLRFLNVNAAADGWYHCFFKDGDFCDEAIREVKVTATSLETQILVHPPNTKGLLVECNSRGWFLQPQMEWRDSRGEIILPSSKFHSQHTDKSFNLKMTLLLRWSSYGNVTCYLRXPVTGQEEGTSIVLSGEIFPWNTIWIQILVIILVLLLTFIMVPSVDLYYRLQDCSCNVIPPWSVGTPVVLTSIRVSVFLIIYLHHKKRVPISDPHFQLDVMXLEDMTLILCVLMVFITMVISFIYFIFRSKWNGKGGNSEGIFLPTGLQIQSQIVAFLRLLGFLQK from the exons TCTTCCTTCACAGAGCAGTTCACAGTGAATGGCATTCAGGGGCCAATCTTGGCTCCATTAGGTGGAAAAGCTGAGTTCCGTAGCCAGCTGTCCCCACCACAGAGTGCAGAACACATGAAAATACGCTGGTTCTAGAACCACTACACAAAACCTGTTCACCTGTACTGAAATGGTAAAGACTTGTATGGAGAAACCATCTCCAAGTATGTGGAgtggacagagctcctgaaaGAAGTCACTGGAGAGGGTAAGGTGACCCTCAGGTTCCTTAATGTGAATGCTGCTGCTGATGGGTGGTACCACTGTTTCTTCAAAGATGGTGATTTCTGTGATGAGGCCATCAGAGAAGTGAAGGTCACAG CTACAAGCCTGGAAACGCAGATTCTTGTGCATCCTCCTAATACCAAAGGTCTTTTAGTGGAGTGTAATTCAAGAGGTTGGTTCCTGCAACCTCAAATGGAATGGAGAGACAGCAGAGGAGAGATCATTCTACCTTCATCAAAATTTCACTCACAGCATACTGACAAATCGTTCAATCTGAAGATGACCCTTCTTCTAAGATGGAGCTCCTATGGGAATGTCACTTGCTACCTTC AACCTGTAACTGGTCAAGAGGAAGGAACAAGCATTGTCCTATCAGGTGAGATCT TTCCATGGAATACAATTTGGATACAGATTCTGGTCATAATTCTGGTTCTGCTGCTGACATTTATCATGGTGCCCAGTGTCGATTTATATTACAGATTACAAG atTGCTCCTGCAATGTGATACCTCCTTGGTCAGTGGGCACACCGGTAGTCTTGACTTCAATACGTGTGAGTGTCTTCCTCATTATCTATTTGCATCACAAAAAAAGAG TCCCCATTTCAGATCCACATTTCCAGTTggatgtcatgtagttggaagaTATGACTCTGATCCTGTGTGTTCTGATGGTCTTTATCACCATGGtcatttcctttatttactttatattcaGAAGTAAATGGAATGGGAAGGGTGGTAACTCAGAAGGCATCTTTCTTCCAACTGGTCTCCAGATACAATCTCAGATTGTAGCCTTCTTGAGGCTCCTGGGGTTTCTACAAAAGTGA